The following proteins come from a genomic window of Chionomys nivalis chromosome 9, mChiNiv1.1, whole genome shotgun sequence:
- the Eid1 gene encoding EP300-interacting inhibitor of differentiation 1, which translates to MAEMAELCELYEESNELQMDVLPGEGDMEVGRGARGPAAEEGPMEEEAAPSARAQRGLFAEAGADLEGDEFDDWEDDYDFPEEERWSGAMHRVSAALEEANKVFLRTARAGDALDGGFQARCEKSPFDQLAFIEELFSLMVVNRLTEELGCDEIIDRE; encoded by the coding sequence ATGGCGGAGATGGCAGAGCTTTGCGAGCTGTACGAAGAAAGCAACGAGCTGCAGATGGACGTGCTGCCCGGCGAGGGCGACATGGAGGTAGGCCGCGGGGCCCGCGGGCCGGCCGCGGAGGAGGGCCCCATGGAGGAGGAGGCCGCGCCGTCCGCCCGCGCCCAGCGCGGCCTGTTCGCCGAGGCTGGCGCAGACCTGGAGGGCGACGAGTTTGATGACTGGGAGGACGACTACGACTTCCCGGAGGAGGAGCGCTGGAGCGGCGCGATGCACAGGGTGTCTGCCGCGCTGGAGGAAGCCAACAAGGTGTTCCTGAGAACGGCGCGCGCCGGCGATGCCCTGGATGGCGGCTTTCAGGCGCGGTGCGAGAAGAGCCCTTTCGACCAGCTAGCTTTTATCGAAGAGCTGTTTTCGCTGATGGTTGTCAATCGACTGACCGAAGAGCTCGGCTGTGATGAGATCATTGATCGAGAGTAA